CCCGCTCCTTTGCTCAACTGGGGGTCACAAGCACTGTCGGTGCTGTTTGAGGGTAGCAATTATCCGTTTACTTgagcattttttcccctctccgcTGTGCACGGGTAAATAGGGGATGGGAGGTggtgtaaaagaaaagaaagtgcgTGCGTCCCGATGCATCTACAATGAACACGGAGGTATAGGAGGCAGTGACTGTGTTTTGGAAGGTACAGTAACAAAGAGCCAAAACATAAGCAATCAATTGAAAAAGGATGCGTTGCCCTGGGGAAAACGGGTCGTGTGTCGGTTCGTCATAGAGTACACACTTTATCCTTCTTTTAATCGTTATCTTCTGTAGTGCAGTCGTAGGGTGTGAGGTtggaagggaggagggaTGAAAGCTAGGTAAAGTTCCCGGAACTACCGACGTGTGAGCACAGAGAGAGCGTTCTACGAGACATGGAACGAGCTGAAAGCACGATAAGTTTTGTTTGAGATTTTGTTAGTGCTCGCTAACGCTTCCGAACCGCGAGTAGTGTGGGTTCATCACGTTTGCCTGAGCTTTCCCCGTTCTCAGGGCTGTGGAGGGGCATCTTCCGTGTcgtttacatttttttctttcgtgaGTGCGTGTGtctgcacttttttttaaccgACTTCTGCTCCGTTTACTCCATTCGTGAAAAAGTCCTTGCCTGGTGCTCCGGGGCGTTTTCCCCTCCTATATCACCTTCCGGCCTCGAATTGGCTACCGGTGGTGCACGCTGAAGGATTTGTCGTTATTGCCGATCcatgcccttttttttttcgtgagGTCAAAAAAATAGTACGTTATGTTTCGAGTGACTGGCTTGCAACTTAAGAACCCTGTGGTGTTCAAGCAGGGCCAGGGCATGTTTTCCCATCAGCTCAAGCGGCTGCTGCAGAAGAAGTCGATACACCGTTACAATTGGGATCCTTTACCGATGTACGATCCTCGCAAGCTCGTGCATGCTAGTCGTCATATGGATGTTGAAACGTGGCGCGAGGTACCCGACCCACATTGGGATGAACGGTCTTATTTGGTACCGGATCAGATGTTTTACAACATTCCCGTGCCTCCAGAGTATAAAGATGCGTATTGGTGGAGGGAACTGCAGGCGCGGCGCGTGCAGTGCCCAGTGGAGTGGGTGAGTCATCGCATGTACAACAAGGGGGACAGACAACGATACGACTTCCAGGATTTGGCGTTCCGCAAGAAGTTCGAGTTTTCATATGAAGAGGTAGTGAAGAACGCAAAGGATATGCGAAGTTAGTGCTGAGCAATTGGTGTGTACTAGTTCACTTCGCGCCGGTCCGGCGAGTCTCTCCCTTTACTTTTGCTTGCCGTCGCAAAGGATGGGGAgggatggtggtggtgcggTGTAGGAGTGGTAAACGTTCTTTTGTTACGTATCGCTGCGAGTGCACGTGCCTTTGCTTACGTGATACTATTGggtctcttttgttttgttgtgctgAGTGTTTTCGATCTGTTGGCGTCCTCTGTGTGTGCATTTACTCCCCATATTGTCTGTGCCTGCTCACCTTCACATGTTAATGTGCGTGTTTGAGTGTAATATTCTTATCTGACAATGTTATCGCGCTGTTGTGCACATAACCAGTGACCTCATACGAAAAACAAATCCTCTTACTGGCGCTCTTCCACCATGCCTTTGCTTCTCCCTCGCACCTCATCGTCTCTCAGAGCCACTTCCACTACGATATCACCCCACGTCGTTGTTCTGATCCGGCAACCGGTGCAGGAGGACGGTAGAAGGGGaacagggagaaaaggggCCAGAAACGAGGCAGAAGTGGGTGCGGGGTGTTCTGCTCTAGAGGAGGTGCTGTATATTACGTCTAATAGGTTGAAGCACAGAGTTGTTCCGCaggtggggggaaaaaacggcGTTGGCAACAGGACGGGACAGAGTACACTATGTCCTCCAAATTAGGGACCGCTTCGGAAAGTACTGGGCGTGGTGGAAGCACTCAAAGATCCTCTGGAACTGCTGTGCCGGGGTGCTTCTCGCCCCGGCCAACTCACTCACGGAACTTGAGCACGGAAAGCAGCACGTTCCTTAGGGAGACACCATCAAAGGGTGTGGCCGAAACTCCCACTGGCAAGCAGCAAGTTTCCTCAGTTTCGAAAGAAGCTGGTGAGAAGTTCAGAAGTACGCGGTCCAAATCACAGACGCTTGATTCCTCCCCCCCATCGCACACACGAGTCTCCTCCACAGGTGGGCTTTCCCCCAGTCGGGGGTCGTCCTCTGCGATGTCCAGGGGCAAGGCAGTACGGCGTAGGGAGCGCGCGCTGCGCCATTCCTCTCCTCTAGAAACGTTGCTCGAGCACCAGCGTTTTAGGTGCTCTTCCTCTGTGAAGGCACTCGAAGGTGCCAGCGCTTCCTCACCCGATGAAAAGACGCGGGGAGCGGCAACATCTTCACGGGGTTCGTTGGCCGGCTCTCAGATGGGACGCGGAAGGTTTACACTGCTTGAGTCGTATGCGTCCGGGAAACCGTGGTCTGTGGTTGCCGAGCCACATGGAGACATATGTAGGAATTCGTCACGGAACGTATCGTCTCTCGCGGTGAGTAGTTCGGGGGAGCATGTGGCTTTCGGTGACCGTTCTGGCCGAGTTTTCGTCATGCAGCAAAGGCGACTGGACGAGGAAAGCGGTGACGTGGAAGGTGGGAGGGAGGACCCCGCAGGTGCCTCTACTACTTCTCGTGCCCACCGTCCTTACGAATTTGCCGTGGGTCGTCAAGCCTATACTTCAATTATTGACCCCCTGAACAATGTTGAGGTGACACCCAACATTCAAGCCGTATGCTTTCTACCCCAGATAGGAGCTTCGACGTATCTGCTCACTGCAAACGAAAAACTCCCAAAGTTGTATAAGATCGTGAGGGTACGGGAGTcgccctcctccttttcagcGGTGGACTGCTTAGGAGGCAACCAAACTTCATCTCTAACGTTGAACCCTCCCCATGGAACTATGGTAAATGCAATGAAGCAGGTCACTCGATACGCATTGAACCACGAGTACAACATCAATTCACTGTGTCCACAAGCGGATGGGACACAGTTCTTCTCTGCCGATGATTTAACTGTCAAGTTGTGGTGCGTAGAGTATCCTGAAGCCTCAATTGAGACGTACAGCGTTAAGCCCCCTTGTGATGAAGAGGCACAAGAAATGATTTGTTCCGTTCAAAGCTTTCCCCACGAACCATTTTTGCTATTTGTGGTAAGTATATCTGGTACAGTTCGTGTTGTGGACACAAGGCAAACAATCAAGTTGCTTCACCGATCTCCGCTCACTTTCAGAAGCACCTTGCGTGAAAATGACATGACGTACAACAGCATGCTTTTGGATTGCACACTCAGCCCATGTGGGCGTTATGTGGCCGGGCGCGATACCACGGGCGTTTGCCTTTGGGACGTCAGGCGTCCTGGAGCATCTGCGGGCGGCTTCCAAGGAGGTTTGGTGTCGTCAAAATTAGCACACAGTGAGGAGCACGACGTGGTGCAGCGGTGGGAGGTTCATCCGCATCTGCGGCGCGAACTTGACCAGTTCTTCCAGAGCAGTGCTGTTGAGCGGTTCCACCTCCGTTTTTTGAATTGTCGCGAGATATGCACTGGAGGGTTCGCTAACACACTTCATCTCATTGACATCTTAGACAGTGATGGCGCAGTCATTGACAAAACTTTCACCGCGCAGCGGTACGGAAATGTAAAGTCGCTTAGGCTTCCCAAATTACAAGACTCAAGTGATAGAGGACGTGGCTCGTTGCAGGTGTCTTCAGCCAACTCGGTATCACTCCCGACAGCTGGTGAGGGAGAAGGGTTATTCAGCACCGCTGTGACACATCTATCGTCCCCTCTTACTTCCCACAATGGTGACTGCTCGATACTGGCATCTTGTGGTTCAGCTCTATTTCAGATTGGCTATCCCAGCCTCCGCCTGTAACCTACGTTCGCGGTAGTTGTTTCCTGTCTCTGACCACGGATGTCACAGAACCACGccgtctttttttcgtttgcttagtattttgttgcttcctttttgatCTGTTTGGCGCCCTTTGGGGGAACGACACCGACAACATCGGTTCCTTTATggctttcctctttttccctttcttttgctttgaaCGGCTGAGCGCGCATCATTTACCGTGCTTGGTTTTACTTGCAATTCTGTATAATACAGGCGACCGCAGTATAGAGTTTATCGTTAGGTCTTTCGCAGGAACTTGTTGCAACTGCGTGTTTATTGTTTATCGGCTTGTGTCCCCTGAAGTTTGATTACCCTGTTAACagcacgtgtgtgtgtgtgtgtgactaGTTTATTAGGCAGGAGTCGGGGCGAATGTTTCGTCCCACCACCGCCATCGCTGACAGCTTCAAAGAACACTACCACCGCGTGCACCTTCCGAGGCGCTTGGCATTGCAGCGTTACGCACGACAACAGAGCCTCCGAAATGCTGCAAAGGGGAATGTAAAAGCGGAAGAGGTACCTTACAAGTACAACCGCTGGTGGGTTAATGAGGAGCACGAGTTTGTACACCAGTACGCGTTCGTAGAGGACCCTGAGGTGACGAAGGCAAAACGGGAGACGCTGCCCCCTGTGACAAGGGAGAACATCTGGAAGGAACCACAGCAAACTTTCTTCTTGCCATTCGCGCCGTATGTCCGTGTAGTTGACTACCCGAAAGATCCCGATGCAAAGTTCTTAAAGCCAGTTAACATTCCCCGCTGGAAGGATTATATGCAAAGGACCAAACCAGTGATACCGCGGACGTGGTACTAGTGAGAACTTTGGTTCtgctgtcgtttttttttttttgcgtcgTTGTGTTGCTGTGTGGTTGCGGTCTGCATGTGTTGCTCAACTTACTGCCTTCGCACGCAGCTTATCCAAGTGCCTCTTTGCCCTGTGTCGAGCACCCAAGAGGAGAGAGGTTCAGTCTTTTCTCTGAATTGTGTTGTTTACTGGGGACGACGCTGGTAGAACTGGGTGTTGGATGGATGAGGCAACCCCGACTGTGTGCACACCTTTGCATTTGTGCACGCGTTACACCCTTCTTTCGATCTGTAATTAATCTTCCCACCGTGCCTTGTTTTGGCTCTCAGTGGTGCATAGAATCAGTAATGGATTTGTCCGGCCTAGTGCCCACCAGTAAAGAACTGACGGAGGGGCAAAGGGAACACATCAGGGACCTACAATATGAGATTGACGAGATATGGAATCGCCGTGGTGACTACAAAATTGATTCCTCTGCGTGGGAGCAGATGCCATTATTCATGGAGAATATTACAGAAGAGGATTTACAGCGTAACGCAGATTGCGCCGCTCTGGCCAGCATCGCGTATGATGACGTCCCACCCGAGGAGGTCGCCGAGAGTAGGAAACAACACGGCAACAGAGCAATTCAGTTGGCTCTCGACCCGAAGCAAGTGAACAAGGAGAATCTCGCTCGCGCCGCTGTTCACTGCTACACAGAAGGATTAGCTGCCAAGTGTAAAGACCCCGTTCTGAATTCGCAGCTGTATGCGAACAGGAGTTTGGCACAATACATAATCCATAACTATGGGCATGGCTTGGAGGATGCTCAGCGTGCCATCATTCTGGATCCAGATTATTACAAGGCATACTATCGTGCCGCTCGATGCGCGGAGCGCATCGGGAAATACGATCTCGCACTGGACCTCCTTGCCAAAGGTCGTCGAACGAACCCCGCACCGGTTGGGCGCGCGTTGGAAGACTTCGTTGACATCGAGCGTGTTTGTcgtgagggaaaggagagggcTGAGtccaaaaagaagaaagaaaacctCAGCACGCGTGTGAAAGCGGCGCAGACCTCGAGCACACTTCGCTGTGTTACTTCCAGTGGTGTTCGCTGTTCGCCCAGAGCCGAGGTATCAAGTGAACAGATGGGGGTGTACGGGCACCACGAGCCCTACTTCGATTCTGAGGGTCTGTTACATGTGCCCATACTTTTCATGTATGATGAGTATCAACAGACCGACTTTATGCAAGATGTGAGTTGTGATGTGTGCGTAGGGGAGCTGCTGGACGAGTTGATGCCCTTTCCATGGGACGACAGGGGACGTTACCAGCGCATTGACGATATTCTCGTCGTTTACAAAATTGATGGTGGTGTAAAGGACCCTAAGTATTACGAAGTGGACCTTTCGCTGCCGCTTATGGAAGTGTTCCGCTCGGAATCATATCAAATGCCTGCGCTTTTGCCTGTGCTGCACATTATTTGCAAACACTCCGATATGTTGACGGAGTGGGATGTTCAGATGTTAAGGTAGGtgtggcggtggtggagtCGTGTTGTGCGAATACACTGCGTTCACGTTTGTGTCCTTTAACTTTCACCCTAAAAAATTGTTTTGGAACTTCATTCGAGCGTGGGTGGGCCACGGTGGAGAGGGAAGAACGCAAAGGAGAACAACGGCTGTGTGTAGATGATATTGTCCCAGCCTTTCCTGCTCGCGTATACGATCTAATAACGCCCATACTTTCGTGTAAATGTGAGTGGTtatattttcacttttccattttttcctaTGTTCTTGTGAGGCAATGATTTTGTTCTTTACTggttcttctttgtggtatgacttattcttctttccttccaacCTCATTCCTACCGTTGCGTTTAATTTATGCCTCTCACGTGAAAGATCTAAAGCTCTTCACGTATCACTAAAATGCCCGCTGCCACAAAGAAGGCTGTCGAGAAGAAGGCGAAGAAGGTGAGCCGCAAGAGCCCCGAATACTCGACGGTGCGCAAGAGTTGCAAGCCCGGGACCATTGCCATCATTCTTGCTGGTCGTTTCCGTGGCCGCCGTGCTGTCATTCTGAAGCAGCTGCCCAAGAATGGGCCACTGGTGATCTCTGGGCCGATGAAGTACAGCGGTGTTCCTATTCGTCGCATTGACTCGCGCTACATTATTGCGACGTCGACGAGGGTGGACCTCACGGGTGTCGACACGAGCGCCATCACCCCTGAAATCTTCAAGCGtgagaagaaggagaagcgaGTGAAGTCTGAGGGCGAGTTCATGGGTGACAAGGACAAGAAGAAGGCGGAGAGCAAGGCGAAGAAGACTTCCAAGGCCGCACCGAAGGGAACCGTCAGCGATGAGCGTGCCCAGCTGCAGAATGCGATCGACACTGCGCTTATTCAGGCGATCAAGAAGGATCCACTGGGTAAGGAGATGGCCGGGTACTTGCACTCCGTCTTCACTATCAAGCCGGGTGATGCTCCGCACCGCCTGAAGTGGTAATGTGATGGGGAGTTGAGCTTTTCGATCAGCACTACGGTGcactcatttttgtttttgtttaattttttttttaaaaaaaactgtactcttaaacaaggggaaagaaTTGTGGTAAAAGCTGTGTGTGCCCCAGGTTCTTTCGTGTGGCACGTTACTCTTTTGGGTGCGCCTTGACACGTTCAAAATTTGTACCTGTGCCGAAAGGTAGCTTATACTTCtgtcttctcttcccttaccatcttttttttcccgttCGCTTTCGTTACACCCTGCGATGGCAACGGGAGGAGGTACATAGACTCCCCCAACGGCGctgcggtttttttttggtagtATTTGCGGTGTGT
This region of Trypanosoma brucei gambiense DAL972 chromosome 10, complete sequence genomic DNA includes:
- a CDS encoding 60S ribosomal protein L6, putative — encoded protein: MPAATKKAVEKKAKKVSRKSPEYSTVRKSCKPGTIAIILAGRFRGRRAVILKQLPKNGPLVISGPMKYSGVPIRRIDSRYIIATSTRVDLTGVDTSAITPEIFKREKKEKRVKSEGEFMGDKDKKKAESKAKKTSKAAPKGTVSDERAQLQNAIDTALIQAIKKDPLGKEMAGYLHSVFTIKPGDAPHRLKW
- a CDS encoding protein phosphatase 2a regulatory subunit,putative, which produces MSSKLGTASESTGRGGSTQRSSGTAVPGCFSPRPTHSRNLSTESSTFLRETPSKGVAETPTGKQQVSSVSKEAGEKFRSTRSKSQTLDSSPPSHTRVSSTGGLSPSRGSSSAMSRGKAVRRRERALRHSSPLETLLEHQRFRCSSSVKALEGASASSPDEKTRGAATSSRGSLAGSQMGRGRFTLLESYASGKPWSVVAEPHGDICRNSSRNVSSLAVSSSGEHVAFGDRSGRVFVMQQRRLDEESGDVEGGREDPAGASTTSRAHRPYEFAVGRQAYTSIIDPLNNVEVTPNIQAVCFLPQIGASTYLLTANEKLPKLYKIVRVRESPSSFSAVDCLGGNQTSSLTLNPPHGTMVNAMKQVTRYALNHEYNINSLCPQADGTQFFSADDLTVKLWCVEYPEASIETYSVKPPCDEEAQEMICSVQSFPHEPFLLFVVSISGTVRVVDTRQTIKLLHRSPLTFRSTLRENDMTYNSMLLDCTLSPCGRYVAGRDTTGVCLWDVRRPGASAGGFQGGLVSSKLAHSEEHDVVQRWEVHPHLRRELDQFFQSSAVERFHLRFLNCREICTGGFANTLHLIDILDSDGAVIDKTFTAQRYGNVKSLRLPKLQDSSDRGRGSLQVSSANSVSLPTAGEGEGLFSTAVTHLSSPLTSHNGDCSILASCGSALFQIGYPSLRL